The sequence CGTGGCGCCTCACACCAGTAACCATGACTTCCTGCTGGGAGTCATGTGGAAGTGGGCCACCCGGAGTCCGGTGCATTTCGTGGCGAAGCACAGCCTGTTCGTGTTTCCGGTGGGAATCTTCATGCGCGCGGTGGGTGGCATTGCCATCGACCGGCGCCGCGCCGGGGGAAACTTCGTCGATGCGGTGGTCGAGCGCATCCACCGCGACCCGGAGATCATGCTGACGGTCGCGCCTGAAGGCACCCGGTCGCGCACCGAATACTGGAAGACCGGGTTTTACTACATGGCGCTGGGCGCCGGCGTGCCCATCGCCGTGACGGTTTTCGACTGGGGACGCCGGCAGGTGGGCATCATCGGTTATGTGCAGCCTAC is a genomic window of Deinococcus malanensis containing:
- a CDS encoding lysophospholipid acyltransferase family protein, which translates into the protein MSDTWPNRPHTLGSRLTVRALRLAGWTPVLVAPPTPKVVACVAPHTSNHDFLLGVMWKWATRSPVHFVAKHSLFVFPVGIFMRAVGGIAIDRRRAGGNFVDAVVERIHRDPEIMLTVAPEGTRSRTEYWKTGFYYMALGAGVPIAVTVFDWGRRQVGIIGYVQPTGDIEADFAQIRQLMQGVHGHTPADAGPVRPRPGPAP